One Capsicum annuum cultivar UCD-10X-F1 chromosome 2, UCD10Xv1.1, whole genome shotgun sequence genomic window carries:
- the LOC107858775 gene encoding myb-related protein 306, translating into MGRLPCCDKVGVKKGPWTPEEDIMLVSYVQEHGPGNWRAVPTKTGLRRCSKSCRLRWTNYLRPGIKRGNFTDQEEKTIIQLQALFGNKWAAIASYLPERTDNDIKNYWNTHLKKKLKKFQLDQCSGSDDHLFYVENGLTHLSSSNSRGQWERTLQTDINMAKKALHNALSLENSTSPLINIKQENPQVSSSTYASSTENISRLLQGWMRSSTSENSKTSSNNIATTDSSSCDGTPNAESKGGMGLMEAFESLFGLESFESSSSDEFSQTTSPQAEATKVEIKKEENENVEAPAVPLSIILENWLLDENTLNIQAKDDLTTFSFDEIAPLF; encoded by the exons ATGGGTAGACTCCCTTGCTGTGATAAAGTAGGGGTGAAGAAAGGACCATGGACTCCTGAAGAAGATATAATGTTGGTCTCTTATGTGCAAGAACATGGTCCAGGGAATTGGAGGGCAGTTCCCACTAAAACAG GATTGCGCAGGTGTAGCAAGAGCTGCAGATTAAGATGGACAAACTACCTGAGGCCAGGGATAAAAAGGGGTAACTTCACAGATCAAGAAGAGAAAACGATTATCCAGCTCCAAGCTCTTTTTGGAAACAA ATGGGCTGCAATAGCTTCATATCTGCCGGAGAGAACAGACAACGACATAAAAAACTATTGGAATACTCATCTAAAGAAAAAGCTGAAAAAGTTTCAATTAGATCAATGCTCTGGATCAGATGATCATCTATTCTATGTAGAAAATGGTCTTACTCATTTATCATCATCAAATTCAAGGGGGCAATGGGAAAGGACACTTCAAACTGATATAAACATGGCCAAAAAGGCTTTACATAATGCCTTGTCACTTGAAAACTCAACAAGCCCACTCATTAATATTAAACAAGAAAATCCACAAGTTTCTTCTTCTACCTATGCATCAAGTACTGAAAATATATCTAGATTGCTACAAGGATGGATGAGATCATCAACTTCTGAGAATTCAAAAACTTCATCTAACAACATTGCAACAACTGATTCATCTTCATGTGATGGGACACCAAATGCTGAAAGCAAAG GTGGAATGGGGTTAATGGAAGCCTTCGAATCACTTTTTGGTTTAGAGTCATTTGAATCATCAAGTTCAGATGAGTTCTCTCAAACAACATCCCCCCAGGCTGAAGCTACGAAAGTTGAAATCAAgaaggaagaaaatgaaaatgtGGAAGCACCAGCTGTGCCACTGTCCATCATATTAGAGAATTGGCTACTTGATGAAAATACCCTCAATATTCAAGCCAAAGATGACTTGACTACCTTCTCCTTTGATGAAATTGCTCCCCTTttctag